From Pelagicoccus sp. SDUM812003, a single genomic window includes:
- a CDS encoding Gfo/Idh/MocA family oxidoreductase, producing the protein MQRLRFGIIGSGKISQYSAQSIVNHPRAELTAAQDINRKRAEQLASAFEIPHCFTEASELFACDEVDAVYIAVPNKYHAELSIAAMRAGKHVLLDKPFAMNAQEAEEVLRVSEETGQLFALGMNQRFNENSQKIKAVVQSGAFGEIYYAKAYWMRREGIPRLGTWFGSKALAGAGSIYDIGVHLLDLSLYLMDNFEPVSVFGSTYTKFGNRGLGESDWGLSDKTDSIFDVDDLAAAMIKLKNGATVCLETSWASHIPENERLNVELFGTDLGASVYPAKLYKRDPLDADYRTIENIAAKPGLPHCDRFHNFINHLFEDEPLIVSGEQALAVQRILDAIAESCRSGKSIDL; encoded by the coding sequence ATGCAGAGACTCAGATTCGGAATCATCGGTTCAGGAAAGATCTCCCAGTACAGCGCCCAGTCCATCGTCAATCACCCGCGGGCCGAGCTCACAGCGGCTCAGGACATCAACCGCAAGCGAGCCGAACAGCTCGCCAGCGCCTTCGAGATCCCCCATTGCTTCACCGAGGCCAGCGAACTCTTCGCTTGCGACGAGGTGGACGCGGTCTACATCGCGGTGCCCAACAAGTATCACGCCGAGCTGTCCATCGCCGCCATGCGTGCGGGCAAGCACGTGCTGCTCGACAAGCCGTTCGCCATGAACGCCCAGGAAGCGGAGGAAGTGCTGCGCGTCTCCGAAGAGACAGGACAGCTTTTCGCGCTCGGCATGAACCAGCGCTTCAACGAAAACTCCCAAAAGATCAAAGCGGTCGTGCAAAGCGGGGCCTTTGGCGAAATCTACTACGCCAAGGCCTACTGGATGCGCCGAGAGGGCATCCCTCGACTGGGGACCTGGTTCGGCAGCAAGGCCCTCGCCGGAGCAGGCTCCATCTACGACATCGGCGTCCACCTGCTCGACCTCTCCCTCTATCTGATGGACAACTTCGAGCCGGTCTCGGTCTTCGGATCGACCTATACCAAGTTCGGAAACCGGGGTCTGGGCGAAAGCGACTGGGGCCTTTCGGACAAGACCGACTCCATCTTCGACGTGGACGATCTAGCCGCGGCTATGATCAAACTGAAAAACGGGGCCACGGTCTGCCTGGAAACCTCCTGGGCCTCCCATATCCCGGAAAACGAACGCCTCAATGTCGAGCTCTTCGGCACCGACCTCGGGGCTAGCGTGTATCCAGCCAAGCTATACAAGCGCGACCCGCTGGACGCCGACTATCGCACCATCGAAAACATCGCCGCGAAACCGGGCTTGCCCCACTGCGACCGTTTTCACAACTTCATCAACCACCTCTTCGAGGACGAGCCCTTGATCGTCAGCGGGGAACAGGCCCTCGCCGTGCAACGC
- a CDS encoding LTA synthase family protein has protein sequence MRRRHQIPRFRQRLLFGLWLLLCAAALLYFGTNPSWGRIKARHSNKLIVLDVGYFGYACFDTYRSIRNWIAEAGLALADAEDYRSYLSKIRTRRATTPRAAATPQRKHVIYLQMESVDGISVTADYQGEPVMPFLKSLTKRSIFLRNALDNSSSGRTTDGEFLALCSLPPIAGKPAYTNYELDKIPSMPRTLNAAGYYTFSLHGNNSNFWNRGNAHQSLGYKDSFYFDTLDQSERIGWGISDESALKQAALKIKAAASDGPVFAHLILLTNHHPYHHVGERLGEPKNDLALDHIDSIRYVDRSIQSFFESLESFGILEDCVIAIFSDHDSAIEPLLKKAYTNEDPPICKDTIPVILYGLDRPAKTYYKMAGLQDVPVIVLDSLGIEIPHTFTGNTLDTTLPTLNPKGLSYFIEEQSLHKRPIPVNVSDLTKLALRYPEKLQPK, from the coding sequence TTGAGACGACGCCACCAGATCCCCCGTTTCCGCCAGAGACTGCTTTTCGGACTTTGGCTTCTCCTTTGCGCAGCGGCACTGCTCTATTTCGGAACCAATCCCAGCTGGGGGAGAATCAAAGCCAGGCACTCGAACAAGCTCATCGTCCTGGATGTCGGCTATTTCGGATACGCCTGCTTCGACACCTACCGCTCGATCCGAAACTGGATCGCCGAGGCTGGTCTGGCGCTCGCCGACGCAGAGGACTACCGGTCCTACCTTTCGAAGATTCGAACCAGGCGGGCGACAACTCCGAGGGCCGCCGCCACCCCGCAGCGAAAGCACGTCATCTACCTGCAAATGGAATCGGTCGACGGCATCAGCGTGACCGCAGACTACCAAGGCGAGCCAGTGATGCCCTTTCTAAAAAGTCTTACCAAACGCTCGATTTTTCTTCGCAACGCCCTGGACAACTCCTCGTCAGGCCGCACCACCGACGGGGAATTCCTCGCCCTTTGCTCGCTGCCGCCGATCGCGGGCAAGCCCGCCTACACCAACTACGAGCTCGACAAGATCCCCTCGATGCCCCGAACCCTAAACGCGGCCGGCTACTACACGTTTTCCCTTCACGGAAACAACAGCAACTTCTGGAATCGCGGCAACGCGCATCAAAGCCTTGGATACAAGGACTCGTTCTACTTCGACACGCTCGACCAGTCGGAGCGCATCGGCTGGGGTATCTCGGACGAATCCGCTCTCAAGCAAGCGGCCCTCAAGATCAAGGCCGCAGCCTCCGACGGCCCCGTCTTCGCCCACCTCATCCTGCTCACCAACCACCACCCCTACCACCACGTTGGCGAGCGATTAGGGGAACCAAAAAACGACCTGGCGCTCGACCACATCGATTCGATTCGGTACGTGGACCGATCCATCCAGTCCTTCTTCGAGTCGCTTGAGAGCTTCGGCATCCTCGAGGACTGCGTCATCGCCATCTTCAGCGACCACGACAGCGCCATCGAACCGCTGCTCAAAAAAGCCTACACAAACGAGGATCCTCCGATCTGCAAGGATACGATCCCCGTCATCCTCTACGGATTGGACAGACCTGCGAAAACCTACTACAAGATGGCAGGGCTTCAGGACGTGCCAGTCATCGTGCTCGATTCGCTTGGTATCGAAATCCCACATACATTCACGGGAAACACCCTCGATACGACGCTGCCGACGCTCAACCCCAAAGGCCTATCCTATTTCATCGAAGAGCAATCGCTGCACAAGCGCCCCATTCCCGTAAACGTGTCGGACCTAACGAAGCTCGCCTTGCGCTACCCCGAGAAGCTGCAGCCGAAATGA